A genomic segment from Tuwongella immobilis encodes:
- a CDS encoding transposase has product MAKKRQRHSAEFKAKVALAALRGDKTVNELAGQFGVHPTMIHAWKKQLLDGASELFARGTPKPEQLKGPGTGELFEQIGRLKMELEWIKKKAERLA; this is encoded by the coding sequence ATGGCGAAAAAGCGGCAGCGGCACTCGGCCGAGTTCAAGGCGAAGGTGGCCTTGGCGGCGCTGAGAGGGGACAAGACGGTCAACGAGTTGGCCGGACAATTTGGTGTCCACCCAACTATGATCCACGCTTGGAAAAAGCAACTTCTTGATGGAGCGAGCGAGTTATTCGCCAGGGGGACTCCGAAGCCTGAGCAGCTCAAAGGCCCCGGAACTGGGGAGTTGTTCGAACAGATCGGCCGATTGAAAATGGAACTGGAGTGGATCAAAAAAAAAGCTGAGCGGCTCGCCTGA
- a CDS encoding ankyrin repeat domain-containing protein yields the protein MKTIADLIDAIDAQDADVVAETLRNHPDLVSARIGDEQPLHCAIRAQNREAIRLLLRLGADVDSQGNSGESPLHYAVRTRQIDIVDSLLHASANPTLLNETGISPLLLAARSGEPDIADRLLLAGASLDLHSAVALGRFDQAKAILAAHPDAIPNTLHKNDLLPDAIYANCPDLVELLLDSPDIDVNSFGLSGEPPLLVAVGSSNTKKSIVRLLLQHGADPKRPDRNGLTALARAKRVGTLHLFDEP from the coding sequence ATGAAAACCATCGCGGATTTGATCGACGCAATCGACGCACAGGACGCGGATGTCGTCGCTGAGACTTTACGCAACCATCCAGATCTTGTTTCGGCACGAATTGGGGATGAACAACCTCTGCACTGCGCAATTCGCGCTCAGAATCGAGAAGCGATTAGATTGCTGTTACGACTAGGTGCAGATGTTGATTCGCAAGGCAACAGCGGTGAAAGCCCTTTGCATTACGCAGTTCGCACCCGCCAAATTGACATAGTCGATTCGCTGCTCCATGCTTCGGCCAATCCAACTCTTCTCAATGAAACGGGTATTTCGCCTTTGCTTCTTGCGGCAAGATCGGGCGAACCCGATATTGCAGATCGATTGCTCCTTGCAGGAGCCTCACTCGATCTGCATAGTGCCGTTGCGCTCGGCAGATTTGACCAAGCGAAAGCGATACTTGCCGCGCATCCAGACGCCATTCCCAATACTCTTCACAAGAACGATCTCTTGCCTGATGCCATTTACGCAAACTGTCCCGACCTTGTCGAGTTGCTCTTGGATTCCCCGGATATTGACGTGAACTCTTTTGGACTGTCTGGCGAGCCACCCCTACTCGTTGCAGTTGGCTCTTCGAACACCAAAAAATCTATCGTGCGACTCTTGCTCCAGCATGGGGCAGATCCGAAGCGTCCTGATCGAAATGGATTAACGGCCCTTGCCCGCGCCAAGCGTGTCGGCACGCTTCACCTCTTTGACGAGCCATGA
- a CDS encoding GNAT family N-acetyltransferase, translated as MADWTIEPFDKEHDRAAFACGRSTLDDFIRVRVSQYEKRRLGKTFVAVPPGEKRVIGYYTLAAGAVAFERMPVDATRKLPKHPVPVVLLARLAVDQTAQGQRLGEGLLLDALQRTLDLSADLGVHAVEVDAIDDTAAAFYRKYGFVPLLDEPLHLYLPLTTVEQVLA; from the coding sequence GTGGCTGACTGGACCATCGAGCCGTTCGACAAAGAGCATGACCGCGCCGCCTTCGCCTGCGGTCGGTCGACGCTGGACGACTTCATCCGAGTCAGGGTCAGCCAGTACGAGAAACGCCGGCTGGGCAAGACGTTCGTGGCCGTCCCCCCGGGCGAGAAGCGAGTGATTGGGTACTACACGTTGGCGGCCGGGGCGGTGGCATTCGAGCGGATGCCGGTCGACGCCACCCGCAAGCTGCCCAAGCATCCGGTGCCGGTCGTGCTCCTCGCTCGGCTCGCCGTCGATCAGACGGCCCAGGGGCAGCGGCTGGGTGAGGGGCTACTTCTCGACGCCCTCCAACGAACGCTCGACCTGTCCGCCGATCTCGGCGTTCATGCGGTCGAGGTGGACGCGATCGATGACACAGCGGCCGCGTTCTACCGCAAGTATGGATTCGTCCCCCTTCTGGATGAACCGCTCCATCTTTACCTACCACTCACCACGGTCGAACAGGTGCTCGCCTAA
- a CDS encoding SMI1/KNR4 family protein, producing the protein MRDSLIQRLCGLVAPPIQPCYNKGMWDEVERELGLSLPLDYKRLIETFGQGVFVGEAFCSGLIIASYLGPAKPSERAKGFSAYFQDVEAIEFGIYPETPGLLGFGSYADKDTIAWNTVGSPEEWPIVFHDPESGFHELKDVSLLDFVISMLEESGQLHKTGVIRIGNMKGPHTFTAEP; encoded by the coding sequence ATGAGGGATAGTCTAATACAACGGCTGTGTGGGTTAGTCGCTCCACCTATACAGCCGTGTTACAATAAGGGGATGTGGGACGAAGTAGAACGAGAATTGGGCTTGTCTCTGCCCCTTGATTACAAGAGGCTAATAGAAACATTTGGTCAGGGTGTATTCGTTGGTGAAGCATTTTGTTCAGGTTTGATAATAGCGAGCTATCTTGGCCCTGCTAAACCAAGCGAGCGAGCAAAAGGGTTTAGCGCATATTTTCAGGATGTCGAGGCGATTGAGTTTGGCATCTATCCCGAAACCCCAGGATTATTAGGCTTTGGTTCATATGCAGACAAAGACACAATTGCCTGGAATACAGTTGGTTCACCGGAAGAATGGCCGATCGTCTTTCACGATCCTGAATCGGGATTCCACGAATTGAAAGACGTGAGCCTTCTTGATTTTGTTATAAGCATGTTAGAGGAGTCTGGTCAGCTTCATAAAACAGGCGTCATTCGCATCGGGAACATGAAGGGGCCGCACACATTTACTGCTGAGCCTTAA
- a CDS encoding IS3 family transposase (programmed frameshift) yields the protein MQKRHTPEQIIQKLRLAEKLQSEGQTIAQVCQRLGVSEQTFHRWRNQYGGMKADEARRLKELEAENVRLKRLVADLALDKQMLQEVVRKKILTAAAGRAIVAELAATFDVSQRRVCEVVGLHRSTMRQRPAPREDEARLVEAMLELVGRHPRYGYRRIWVLLVRAGWRVNRKRVSRLWKAQGLRVPRKIRKKTRLGQLANGCSRYRAEGKDHVWCWDFIHDRTTSGSTLKVLSVLDEYTRECLALEVGRSMGSREVIGVLAELVEVRGAPGHIRSDNGPEFIAGAIRDWLAGAGVGTLYVEPGSPWENGYAESFHSRVRDEFLGVEEFASVTEAKVLAGQWRREYNHERPHSSLGYKTPAEYGELCPRHDSAARCRVEDTIG from the exons ATGCAGAAGCGACATACGCCGGAGCAGATCATCCAGAAGCTCAGGCTGGCCGAGAAGCTCCAGAGCGAGGGGCAGACGATCGCTCAGGTGTGCCAACGCCTGGGGGTGAGCGAGCAGACCTTCCACCGCTGGCGCAACCAGTACGGCGGTATGAAGGCCGACGAGGCCAGGAGGCTCAAGGAACTCGAGGCTGAGAACGTCCGCCTGAAACGCTTGGTGGCGGACCTGGCTTTGGACAAGCAAATGCTCCAGGAGGTGGTCCGAA AAAAAATCCTGACCGCCGCCGCCGGGCGTGCCATCGTGGCGGAACTGGCCGCGACCTTCGACGTGTCGCAGCGGCGTGTCTGTGAGGTGGTCGGGCTGCACCGCTCAACCATGCGCCAGAGACCAGCCCCGAGGGAGGATGAGGCTAGGCTGGTGGAGGCGATGTTGGAGTTGGTCGGGCGGCATCCACGATACGGCTACCGCCGGATTTGGGTGCTTTTGGTGCGGGCCGGCTGGCGGGTCAACCGCAAGCGTGTGTCCCGACTCTGGAAGGCTCAGGGCCTTCGTGTCCCCAGGAAAATAAGGAAAAAGACGCGGCTGGGACAGTTGGCCAACGGGTGCTCGCGGTACCGTGCGGAGGGTAAGGATCACGTCTGGTGCTGGGATTTTATCCACGACCGGACGACCTCGGGTTCGACGCTGAAGGTGCTGAGCGTGTTGGACGAGTACACTCGGGAGTGCCTGGCTCTTGAGGTAGGCCGGTCGATGGGCAGCCGGGAGGTGATCGGAGTGCTGGCCGAGTTGGTCGAGGTTCGGGGAGCCCCAGGGCACATCCGCAGCGACAACGGGCCAGAGTTCATCGCCGGTGCAATCCGGGATTGGCTGGCCGGAGCGGGTGTCGGGACATTGTACGTGGAGCCAGGTTCGCCCTGGGAAAACGGCTACGCGGAGTCGTTCCACAGCCGAGTGAGGGACGAGTTTCTGGGTGTGGAGGAGTTCGCAAGCGTGACGGAAGCGAAGGTGCTTGCAGGTCAGTGGCGTCGAGAGTACAACCACGAGCGCCCGCACAGCTCGCTGGGTTACAAGACGCCTGCGGAGTACGGGGAATTGTGTCCTCGCCACGACTCCGCTGCGCGATGCCGTGTCGAGGACACAATTGGATGA
- a CDS encoding SMI1/KNR4 family protein — protein sequence MFSPPDFVRRLVDSNIAEEQTIIPCTGDEVALLEDSVKLRLPPHYKSFLLTAGKCAGALLLDCDWLYPELKSLTDQSRAMLRGYEGSNLLMPDTAFVCLDRREQFFFFDTTTEGCKLFSYFEEDGKFTELPSTFFEFLEEELQSFEAQVRAAPESPYWERFRATARERAKRLQVK from the coding sequence ATGTTTAGTCCACCTGATTTTGTTCGGCGGCTCGTTGACTCCAACATCGCAGAAGAGCAAACCATCATCCCTTGCACCGGCGATGAAGTTGCTCTTCTTGAAGACTCTGTCAAGCTGCGGCTTCCTCCGCATTATAAAAGCTTTCTGCTTACGGCAGGAAAGTGTGCTGGAGCATTGCTGCTTGACTGCGACTGGCTGTACCCCGAACTCAAATCCCTTACTGACCAATCTCGGGCCATGTTGCGTGGTTATGAAGGCTCCAATCTGCTTATGCCTGATACCGCATTTGTGTGTCTCGACCGAAGGGAGCAGTTTTTCTTCTTCGATACGACGACTGAGGGATGCAAGCTCTTTTCGTATTTTGAAGAAGACGGTAAGTTCACCGAGTTGCCAAGCACTTTCTTCGAGTTTTTGGAAGAAGAGTTACAGTCATTTGAAGCTCAGGTTCGCGCCGCCCCAGAATCCCCTTATTGGGAGAGATTTAGAGCAACGGCCCGTGAACGTGCAAAACGGCTTCAAGTCAAGTAA
- a CDS encoding DUF1559 family PulG-like putative transporter yields MMRSKASRRGFTLVELLVVIAIVGILIALLLPAVQKVRESALSMQSRNNLRQIVLAMHGWCDANQGRIPNRDGAIDASGYKRAVHINLFPHLDQANLFREFLAVSPNGMTSSDLRVPVLSSPLDYRANQSRLTGSTSYPFNALLFSGMLRIGQIPDGASNTIAFGERVAVGCQGRWITWTQYVTSGFPLTPIDEGGIVVTQMRRASFSDPPLEDVIPVLREPPDQEAPPPLLNPLPKETFQVRPSDSECDPRLMQANQSGGLLVAMADGSVQMLSPSISNVAFWARVTPAAGEVVAAE; encoded by the coding sequence ATGATGCGCTCGAAAGCAAGTCGTCGTGGATTTACGTTGGTGGAATTGTTGGTAGTCATTGCCATCGTGGGCATTCTGATCGCGTTGCTTCTGCCAGCGGTGCAAAAGGTTCGGGAATCGGCACTGTCCATGCAGAGCCGGAACAATCTCCGTCAAATCGTCTTGGCGATGCATGGTTGGTGCGATGCCAACCAGGGTCGGATTCCGAACCGTGATGGTGCGATTGATGCCTCCGGCTACAAGCGTGCGGTGCATATCAATTTGTTTCCGCATCTGGATCAAGCGAACCTGTTCCGAGAATTTCTGGCAGTTTCGCCGAACGGGATGACTTCCAGCGATCTGCGAGTGCCGGTGCTCTCCAGTCCGTTGGATTATCGCGCGAATCAATCTCGGCTAACTGGATCAACCAGCTATCCGTTCAATGCATTGTTGTTCTCAGGGATGTTGCGGATTGGTCAAATTCCCGATGGAGCCAGTAACACGATTGCCTTTGGTGAACGGGTGGCTGTCGGGTGTCAAGGACGATGGATTACCTGGACGCAATATGTGACGAGCGGATTTCCACTAACTCCTATTGATGAAGGTGGGATTGTGGTGACTCAGATGCGTCGAGCCTCGTTCAGCGATCCGCCACTGGAGGATGTGATTCCCGTGTTGCGGGAACCGCCGGATCAGGAGGCGCCGCCGCCGTTGTTGAATCCGCTTCCGAAGGAGACGTTTCAGGTCCGTCCATCGGATTCGGAATGCGATCCTCGGCTGATGCAGGCGAATCAGTCGGGAGGATTATTGGTTGCCATGGCGGATGGCAGCGTGCAGATGCTGTCACCGAGTATCTCGAATGTGGCATTCTGGGCACGGGTGACGCCGGCAGCCGGTGAAGTCGTTGCCGCGGAGTGA
- a CDS encoding DNA/RNA non-specific endonuclease encodes MIPVEAVTSVFARLRSTSGGSLTGTAETRWTQCVVGVRTDQAGHVIANSWGGSGKVKDMNLFPVFANANTGRQATFEKMVKDAIGTKDVCVVIRLDYSDSDTVFPARPTSIHYAVYIDGVESKLEYTNDFAADAYSPVSVTGRKNFCRKLPY; translated from the coding sequence ATGATCCCGGTCGAAGCAGTGACCAGCGTATTTGCGAGGTTAAGATCCACTTCAGGGGGATCTCTTACAGGCACTGCTGAAACTCGGTGGACCCAGTGCGTTGTTGGAGTACGCACCGACCAAGCCGGTCATGTTATCGCCAACAGTTGGGGAGGCTCAGGAAAGGTCAAGGACATGAATCTGTTCCCAGTGTTTGCCAATGCAAACACCGGACGCCAAGCTACATTTGAAAAGATGGTTAAAGATGCAATAGGCACGAAAGACGTGTGTGTTGTGATCAGGCTCGACTACAGTGACAGCGATACTGTGTTTCCCGCTCGCCCGACTAGCATTCATTACGCGGTCTACATTGACGGCGTAGAAAGCAAGCTCGAATACACAAACGATTTTGCGGCGGATGCCTACTCCCCAGTCTCAGTGACAGGTAGAAAGAACTTCTGTAGAAAGCTGCCATACTGA
- a CDS encoding Hint domain-containing protein: protein MCWDYPDGGGSVEAELLRSVDWFNAHAVPPVGQSMRLDLPEMGAEGDAIVTSIEACPEIAPGRGRLVVSRFRHSQGEVYDLRLVGSDGIIGVTAHHPLWSATRGAWVSAAELEPGEHLRGITQTADSGIGEGAGVVVAVASLLPRGQEPVYNIEVEGDHCYRVGEQGLLVHNSSLQSNPSGQNDASAAACKTLAEWLPGVPDSAMIHLTPEPPSSLAAGITETYWVRFGDVKHLTIPLFKRDVVGVCAPAYCVDAKYFAVKLNPVIPSMFQPDYHTGPQEYTNAVAIIPDSIVEVPEIPHAPLS, encoded by the coding sequence GGCGGTTCGGTGGAGGCCGAGCTGCTTCGCAGTGTGGATTGGTTCAACGCACATGCGGTGCCGCCGGTGGGCCAGAGCATGCGACTGGACCTGCCTGAGATGGGAGCCGAGGGCGATGCGATCGTGACGTCGATCGAGGCGTGCCCCGAAATCGCCCCAGGTCGCGGTCGTCTGGTGGTGAGTCGATTCCGCCACAGCCAGGGGGAAGTCTACGATCTGCGACTGGTCGGCAGCGATGGCATCATCGGCGTGACGGCGCATCATCCGCTCTGGTCGGCGACCCGCGGAGCCTGGGTAAGCGCAGCCGAGCTGGAGCCCGGCGAGCATCTCCGCGGTATCACGCAGACAGCCGATAGCGGCATCGGTGAGGGCGCTGGGGTCGTGGTGGCGGTGGCGAGCCTGCTGCCGCGCGGGCAAGAGCCGGTGTATAACATCGAGGTGGAGGGCGACCACTGCTACCGCGTCGGGGAGCAGGGGCTGCTGGTGCATAATAGTTCGCTACAATCCAATCCAAGCGGACAGAATGATGCTTCGGCCGCAGCATGCAAAACTCTGGCAGAATGGCTCCCTGGCGTTCCTGATAGTGCGATGATCCATCTGACACCGGAGCCACCTTCATCACTCGCTGCTGGTATCACTGAAACTTACTGGGTCAGATTTGGCGACGTCAAACATTTGACTATTCCGCTGTTTAAGCGAGATGTTGTGGGCGTTTGTGCACCTGCTTACTGCGTTGATGCAAAATATTTTGCAGTTAAACTCAACCCGGTAATACCCTCGATGTTTCAACCTGACTATCACACAGGGCCGCAGGAATACACCAACGCTGTTGCAATTATTCCAGACTCAATTGTCGAGGTTCCTGAAATTCCTCATGCGCCATTGTCGTAG
- a CDS encoding IS5 family transposase, whose amino-acid sequence MYEALLTSHHSFWYHIRPILIIKRGDSRRTILTDDHWTILEPLVAKAKRFVGGVPPRLPDRMFFEAILYWARTGIPWRDLPSEFGRWDAVYNRFGRWVRSGSLQKLFELLSANPDLGELRRILIDSTVIRAHQHAAGARRKKKKSVPHEVLAVKVLAAAGVASRPK is encoded by the coding sequence ATGTACGAGGCCCTGTTGACGAGCCATCACTCTTTTTGGTATCATATTAGGCCAATACTGATCATCAAAAGGGGTGATTCGAGGCGGACGATCCTAACCGACGATCACTGGACGATCCTCGAACCGCTCGTTGCCAAGGCCAAACGTTTTGTTGGCGGAGTGCCTCCCCGACTCCCTGATCGGATGTTCTTCGAGGCGATTCTCTACTGGGCACGGACCGGAATCCCCTGGCGCGATCTGCCCAGCGAATTTGGCCGATGGGATGCCGTCTATAACCGCTTCGGTCGATGGGTCCGATCCGGCAGTTTACAGAAGCTGTTTGAGCTCCTGAGCGCCAATCCGGACCTGGGCGAACTGCGGCGCATTCTCATCGACTCGACCGTCATTCGCGCCCATCAGCATGCGGCTGGAGCACGTCGCAAGAAAAAAAAATCGGTGCCGCACGAAGTGCTCGCCGTGAAGGTCTTGGCCGCAGCCGGGGTGGCCTCTCGACCAAAGTGA
- a CDS encoding IS5 family transposase has protein sequence MGAARSARREGLGRSRGGLSTKVILTAADEDTAIVIEVRPGQDHDAPRLKPLLEATLNRVPEVDEIVGDKGFDGDSQREACVNRDINPNIPSWSNRVEAAPFDAEGYRDRNKVERLFAKAKQFRRFATRYEKHKSMFLGVVYLVFGFLRLRRLSIVNRP, from the coding sequence ATCGGTGCCGCACGAAGTGCTCGCCGTGAAGGTCTTGGCCGCAGCCGGGGTGGCCTCTCGACCAAAGTGATTCTCACGGCAGCCGATGAGGATACGGCGATCGTGATCGAGGTCCGTCCAGGCCAGGATCACGATGCCCCACGCCTGAAACCGTTGCTGGAGGCCACACTGAATCGGGTGCCTGAGGTCGACGAAATCGTTGGCGATAAGGGCTTCGACGGTGATTCCCAACGAGAAGCGTGCGTGAACCGTGATATCAACCCGAATATCCCGAGCTGGAGCAATCGCGTGGAAGCGGCTCCATTCGACGCAGAAGGCTACCGGGATCGGAACAAAGTGGAGCGGCTGTTTGCCAAAGCCAAGCAGTTCCGTCGCTTCGCAACCCGCTACGAAAAACACAAGTCGATGTTCCTCGGCGTCGTGTATCTGGTCTTTGGCTTTCTCCGATTACGACGACTATCGATCGTCAACAGGCCCTAG
- a CDS encoding integrase core domain-containing protein, whose amino-acid sequence MFIERLWRSVKHEDIYPHCDTRVPEIAGRLRRSFEFYNHRRIHQGLGYATPASVYHGG is encoded by the coding sequence GTGTTCATCGAACGGCTCTGGAGGAGTGTGAAGCACGAGGATATCTACCCGCACTGCGACACGAGGGTGCCAGAGATAGCCGGAAGGCTAAGGAGATCCTTCGAGTTCTACAACCACCGGCGGATCCACCAAGGCTTGGGATACGCCACACCAGCATCAGTGTATCATGGAGGTTAG